Proteins encoded within one genomic window of Methanothrix harundinacea 6Ac:
- a CDS encoding winged helix-turn-helix transcriptional regulator, which yields MQEGCTVNRTVRYIARKWTLLVLLELYKGEGHVRRFSELKSCLSGITPKVLSARLKELEREGLVKRRFDGRSFPARAEYSLTESGLEIVEIVKEMKRWALKWKITNIECSCQDCSECVL from the coding sequence ATGCAGGAAGGCTGCACCGTCAACAGGACCGTCAGGTACATCGCCCGGAAGTGGACCCTCCTCGTCCTTCTGGAGCTCTACAAGGGCGAGGGGCACGTGAGGAGGTTCAGCGAGCTGAAGAGCTGCCTTTCCGGGATCACCCCGAAGGTCCTGTCGGCGCGGCTGAAGGAGCTGGAGCGGGAGGGGCTCGTGAAGAGGAGGTTCGACGGCCGCTCCTTTCCCGCCAGAGCCGAGTACTCCCTGACGGAGAGCGGCCTTGAGATCGTCGAGATTGTCAAGGAGATGAAGCGGTGGGCCCTCAAGTGGAAGATCACGAACATCGAGTGCAGCTGCCAGGACTGCTCCGAGTGCGTCCTGTGA
- a CDS encoding NAD(P)/FAD-dependent oxidoreductase, whose product MAKDLMEKGAILQRDKETYAIAPHIAGGIIDPASLKRIAEVAEKYKAAALKITSAQRIAIVGLKPEDLDGAWADLGMKPGAAIGLCVRSVKICPGTTFCKRGLQDSVGVGLKLDEKYHGMEMPSKFKIGVSGCPNSCAEPAVKDLGLMGTAKGWTVLVGGNAARKPRLGVVLAEALSDEEALALVEKVIGYYKANAEKQRLGEFIEEIGFEKFKGAVL is encoded by the coding sequence ATGGCAAAAGACCTGATGGAGAAGGGAGCGATCCTCCAGAGAGACAAGGAGACCTACGCCATAGCCCCCCACATCGCGGGGGGGATCATCGACCCGGCGAGCCTCAAGAGGATAGCCGAGGTGGCGGAGAAGTACAAGGCTGCAGCCCTGAAGATAACCTCAGCCCAGAGGATAGCCATCGTCGGCCTCAAGCCCGAGGACCTGGACGGCGCCTGGGCGGACCTGGGGATGAAGCCCGGTGCCGCCATCGGCCTCTGCGTCCGGAGCGTCAAGATCTGTCCTGGAACCACCTTCTGCAAGCGGGGCCTCCAGGATTCCGTCGGCGTCGGCCTGAAGCTCGATGAAAAGTACCATGGGATGGAGATGCCCTCCAAGTTCAAGATCGGGGTATCCGGCTGCCCCAACTCCTGCGCCGAGCCCGCCGTCAAGGACCTGGGCCTTATGGGGACCGCCAAAGGATGGACCGTCCTGGTGGGAGGAAACGCCGCAAGAAAGCCCCGGCTCGGGGTCGTCCTGGCTGAAGCGTTATCCGACGAAGAGGCCCTCGCCCTGGTGGAGAAGGTGATCGGCTACTACAAGGCCAACGCCGAGAAACAGAGGCTCGGCGAGTTCATCGAAGAGATCGGATTCGAGAAGTTCAAGGGTGCGGTCCTCTGA
- a CDS encoding DUF166 domain-containing protein, with translation MKVVVLYNGEFGRTLIGNLINFSGFCISCGDGCTLCKAGKYSLAEDLLSVIEMPDPEGLEDFIDDVSPYIPAEIPEADIAIVVHVHPDIIFGLLSILKEKGYKGIIGGSEMPKDLPLGLRTQLAEEARRMGLEAAFAKPFCALRPDPATPAINAFMQKAHFGEPEIEIVAQESRPGKETILAANVVRSAPCGSTWYVAKRMAGLETDQPDLRERIAEAHHAYPCTASMEQDPELKDTILHRAGYIIREAVEDAIKREKRAEPRDSGTFSGAARPRAER, from the coding sequence ATGAAGGTCGTGGTCCTCTACAACGGCGAGTTCGGGCGAACCCTGATAGGAAACCTGATCAACTTCTCGGGGTTCTGCATATCCTGCGGCGACGGCTGCACCCTCTGCAAGGCCGGCAAGTACAGCCTCGCCGAGGACCTCTTATCCGTCATCGAGATGCCCGACCCCGAGGGCCTCGAAGACTTCATCGACGACGTATCTCCCTACATCCCCGCCGAGATCCCCGAGGCGGATATCGCCATCGTCGTCCACGTCCACCCCGACATCATATTCGGCCTCCTCTCCATCCTGAAAGAAAAAGGGTACAAAGGGATCATTGGAGGGTCCGAGATGCCCAAGGACCTGCCCCTGGGCCTCCGGACCCAGCTGGCCGAGGAGGCGAGAAGGATGGGCCTGGAGGCCGCCTTCGCCAAGCCCTTCTGCGCCCTCAGGCCCGACCCGGCCACCCCTGCCATAAACGCCTTCATGCAGAAGGCCCACTTCGGCGAGCCCGAGATCGAGATCGTAGCTCAGGAGAGCCGGCCGGGAAAGGAGACGATCCTCGCCGCCAACGTCGTCCGCAGCGCCCCGTGCGGATCCACCTGGTACGTGGCCAAGAGGATGGCGGGACTCGAGACCGACCAGCCCGACCTCCGGGAGAGGATAGCCGAGGCCCACCACGCATACCCATGCACCGCCAGCATGGAGCAGGACCCAGAGCTGAAAGACACCATCCTGCACAGGGCGGGATACATCATCCGCGAGGCCGTCGAGGACGCCATAAAGAGGGAAAAGAGGGCGGAGCCGAGGGATTCGGGGACCTTCTCGGGGGCGGCGAGGCCCAGGGCCGAAAGATGA